From Hippoglossus stenolepis isolate QCI-W04-F060 chromosome 6, HSTE1.2, whole genome shotgun sequence, a single genomic window includes:
- the apex2 gene encoding DNA-(apurinic or apyrimidinic site) lyase 2, translating to MSGKCDFRSYVPPDFRFTSAVAHHSQAAAVTFSKMKIVTWNINGIRTFRGGIKQALDSLDADIICVQETKVTRDLLDERSAIVDGYNSYFSYSRGRSGYSGVATYCKDSATPIAAEEGLTGLLTSHEGAVGCYGDHAEFSTEELQLLDNEGRAIITQHRIMCQDKVQTVTVINVYCPRADPEKPERKLFKLQFYKLLQCRAEAVLKDGSHVIVLGDVNTSHRQIDHCDPCDIEDFGENPGRKWLNGFLHGGKQEEDRNEEELDEESEVTPTDPVHGGKFVDTFRYFHPTRTNAFTCWSTLTGARQTNYGTRIDYIFADCQLAKEQFATADIMPEVEGSDHCPVWGQLSCPLLPNSKPPPLCTRYLPEFAGKQQKLSRFLVKVDPKSAQSEQRDVLPGSQEEGEKMENLNPLGAGNVSGKKRGLTSDSVVPRGKKTKTVKTNSKPQGSLLSFFKPKPTNVVPPAEAPLRQCETPLSLDNTSTQTSQKESTTRENVSSVTDRVPEDTDTVNNHSPQTCTSSTAEKCNKQVKTKHSTTQPTVGHSGANKGASSVFWKSVLHGPPPPPSCKVHGEPCVLRTVKKEGPNMGKQFFVCARPQGHASNQEARCNFFAWVDKGK from the exons ATGAGTGGAAAATGTGACTTCCGCTCGTACGTTCCCCCAGACTTCCGGTTCACTTCCGCGGTTGCACATCACAGCCAAGCAGCTGCGGTCACTTTTTCCAAGATGAAGATCGTCACCTGGAATATAAACGGGATCCGGACTTTCAGAGGCGGAATCAAACAGGCTCTGGATTCTCTGGACGCAGATATCATCTGTGTGCAGGAGACCAAAGTGACAA GAGACCTGCTGGACGAGAGGAGCGCCATCGTGGACGGCTACAACTCATATTTCAGCTACAGTCGAGGACGCAGCGGATATTCAG GCGTTGCCACTTATTGTAAGGACAGTGCCACTCCCATCGCTGCTGAGGAGGGTCTCACTGGTCTGCTCACCAGCCACGAAGGGGCAGTGGGATGCTACGGTGACCACGCTGAGTTTTCAaccgaggagctgcagctgttgGACAATGAAGGACGAGCCATCATCACACAGCACCGAATCAT GTGTCAGGACAAAGTGCAAACTGTTACCGTCATCAACGTGTACTGTCCACGGGCTGATCCTGAAAAGCCGGAGCGAAAACTGTTCAAACTGCAGTTCTACAAGCTGCTTCAGTGTCGGGCTGAAGCTGTACTGAAAGATGGCAG ccaCGTGATTGTTTTAGGAGATGTAAATACATCTCACCGGCAGATAGACCACTGTGATCCCTGCGATATT GAGGATTTTGGTGAAAATCCTGGCAGGAAATGGCTGAATGGTTTCCTGCACGGTGGCAAACAAGAGGAAGACAGGAACGAGGAGGAACTCGATGAAGAATCTGAGGTAACTCCGACAGATCCCGTCCACGGAGGGAAATTTGTGGATACGTTTCGCTATTTCCACCCAACTCGAACAAACGCCTTCACGTGCTGGTCCACACTCACTGGAGCGCGGCAGACAAACTATGGCACCCGCATTGATTATATATTCGCTGATTGCCAGCTCGCCAAGGAGCAGTTTGCGACGGCGGACATCATGCCAGAGGTGGAGGGGTCAGACCACTGCCCTGTGTGGGGGCAACTGAGCTGCCCTCTCTTGCCCAACTCTAAGCCTCCTCCCCTTTGTACTCGCTACCTGCCAGAGTTTGCTGGCAAGCAGCAGAAACTCTCACGCTTCCTTGTTAAGGTTGATCCAAAGTCAGCTCAGTCTGAGCAGAGGGATGTTTTACCTGGATctcaggaggagggagaaaagatggagaattTAAACCCACTGGGAGCTGGAAATGTCTCTGGTAAAAAGCGGGGATTAACATCAGATTCTGTTGTCCCAAgagggaaaaagacaaagacagtaAAGACTAATTCAAAGCCACAAGGCAGCCTCCTTTCCTTTTTCAAACCTAAACCCACAAATGTTGTTCCCCCTGCTGAAGCCCCTTTGAGACAGTGTGAAACACCTCTCAGCCTGGATAACACCTCAACACAAACCTCACAAAAAGAGTCCACAACGAGAGAAAATGTTTCCTCAGTCACAGACAGAGTTCCTGAAGATACAGATACGGTGAATAATCATTCCCCACAGACGTGCACCAGCAGCACCGCAGAGAAATGTAACAAACAGGTGAAGACAAAACATTCAACCACACAACCCACTGTGGGACACTCGGGTGCCAACAAAGGAGCATCATCTGTGTTTTGGAAGTCAGTTCTTCACGGACCACCTCCACCGCCCTCCTGTAAGGTCCACGGGGAACCCTGTGTGCTGCGTACTGTAAAGAAGGAGGGGCCAAACATGGGTAAACAGTTCTTCGTGTGTGCACGTCCTCAGGGCCATGCCTCCAATCAGGAGGCTCGATGTAATTTCTTTGCGTGGGTTGACAAGGGAAAGTAA